From Streptomyces sp. TLI_053, a single genomic window includes:
- a CDS encoding DUF6308 family protein produces the protein MSVSPLGQRLCALLDADRVVDDLRRYFGLGPASSAASFTGRRFEFLGGGGDRPECADRITAEDLVAVQTLSVTVPAPVALDILEGPLGVRLSWLLQAIPRNKDMAEAEVPDLAPGSPADRAWHLLRDQPDVGWVIAGKIMARKRPRLLPVYDRVVRCAVGRPPSFWLGLHAALREDGGALHHQLLELRQVAGLPDTVSALRVADVVVWMGHRAKDHDCPR, from the coding sequence ATGTCGGTTTCGCCGTTGGGGCAGCGGCTCTGTGCGCTGCTTGATGCCGATCGTGTCGTGGATGACCTGCGTCGCTATTTCGGGCTGGGCCCGGCGTCGAGTGCTGCGTCGTTCACGGGGCGCCGGTTCGAGTTTCTGGGTGGCGGGGGAGACCGGCCCGAGTGCGCTGACCGGATCACGGCGGAGGACCTGGTCGCGGTGCAGACCTTGTCGGTCACCGTGCCCGCGCCCGTGGCGCTGGACATCTTGGAGGGCCCTCTCGGCGTACGGCTGTCCTGGTTACTGCAGGCCATACCGAGGAACAAGGACATGGCCGAGGCTGAGGTGCCCGACCTGGCCCCCGGGTCGCCGGCAGACCGGGCGTGGCATCTCCTTCGGGATCAGCCTGATGTGGGCTGGGTGATCGCGGGCAAGATCATGGCGCGTAAGCGTCCGAGGCTGCTGCCGGTCTACGACCGTGTTGTGCGCTGCGCCGTCGGCCGTCCGCCGTCCTTCTGGCTGGGCCTGCACGCCGCGCTGCGCGAGGATGGCGGCGCGCTGCACCACCAGTTGCTCGAGCTGCGGCAGGTCGCCGGTCTGCCGGACACGGTCAGTGCGCTGAGGGTGGCTGACGTGGTGGTGTGGATGGGACACCGGGCGAAGGATCACGACTGTCCCCGCTGA
- a CDS encoding nucleoside triphosphate pyrophosphohydrolase family protein gives MDFNRYQHAAIKTLQEPTPGTDPVLVPLLGLAGEVGSLATAYKKRLRDGPDHTSSKQQLREELGDVLWYVAALAHRFDLDLEDIAAANLVKISDRWRPTPPTERTVFDADFPASERLPRQATLTFALEERNGRTVALLSRNGTACGDPLTNASHVDDDYRFHDVFHLAHAAVLGWSPVSRFLLGCKRKSKPEIDEAEDGGRAIAIEEGISALVFSYAARHGFFEEVRHVDHELLKTIAAMTSHLEVSVLRAADWEQAIMTGYDAWRQLREQRGGTLHLDMERQTLTVEP, from the coding sequence GTGGACTTCAACCGCTACCAGCACGCCGCCATCAAGACGCTCCAAGAACCGACTCCCGGCACCGACCCGGTCCTGGTGCCGCTGCTCGGCCTCGCCGGCGAGGTCGGCTCCCTAGCCACCGCCTACAAGAAGCGGCTGCGGGACGGCCCTGACCACACCTCCAGCAAGCAGCAACTGCGTGAAGAGCTCGGCGACGTCCTGTGGTACGTCGCTGCTCTCGCCCACCGCTTCGACCTGGACCTCGAGGACATCGCCGCCGCTAACCTGGTCAAGATCAGCGACCGCTGGCGCCCCACGCCGCCCACCGAGCGCACCGTATTCGACGCCGATTTCCCGGCGTCCGAGCGGCTCCCGCGGCAGGCCACGCTCACGTTCGCCCTCGAGGAGCGCAATGGACGTACAGTCGCGCTCCTCAGCCGCAACGGCACAGCTTGCGGGGACCCGCTGACCAACGCGTCCCACGTCGACGACGACTACCGCTTTCACGACGTCTTCCACCTGGCGCATGCCGCGGTCCTGGGATGGTCGCCCGTCTCCCGCTTCCTGCTGGGCTGCAAGCGCAAGAGTAAGCCGGAGATCGACGAAGCCGAAGACGGCGGACGCGCCATCGCCATCGAGGAAGGAATCTCCGCCCTCGTTTTCTCCTACGCCGCCCGCCACGGCTTCTTCGAAGAGGTCCGCCACGTCGACCACGAGCTCCTCAAGACCATCGCCGCCATGACCTCCCACCTGGAAGTCAGCGTCCTGCGCGCCGCAGATTGGGAACAGGCGATCATGACCGGATATGACGCCTGGCGGCAGCTGCGCGAGCAGCGGGGCGGGACCCTGCACCTGGACATGGAACGACAGACCCTGACCGTCGAGCCCTGA
- a CDS encoding acyl carrier protein gives MVVEFLAELQDRDPEELRAELEGAGQELPVDSILIVEILTRIEERYGISIPADEEAAHSTRSVHTFAGTILKVINERRTP, from the coding sequence GTGGTCGTGGAGTTCCTGGCCGAGCTGCAGGATCGGGACCCCGAGGAACTGCGGGCAGAGCTGGAGGGAGCCGGACAGGAACTGCCCGTCGACTCCATTCTCATCGTGGAGATCCTCACCCGTATCGAGGAACGCTACGGCATCAGCATCCCTGCGGACGAGGAGGCTGCGCACTCGACCAGGTCAGTGCACACCTTCGCCGGGACCATCTTGAAGGTAATCAACGAGAGGCGGACGCCATGA
- a CDS encoding helix-turn-helix transcriptional regulator — protein MSPQTELELLGERLRNTRDYLSMSQQYVSDMTGIPRSAISDIERGTRRVDSLELKKLARLYTRPVSYFLDKEEEVDLGEHALAGLPRALVGLTDGDWEEVLSFAEFLKFRRASEQEQAAERDQTVLASGPERDQEGGE, from the coding sequence ATGAGCCCTCAGACAGAACTGGAGCTGCTCGGGGAGCGACTGCGCAACACCCGCGACTACCTGAGTATGTCGCAGCAGTATGTATCCGACATGACCGGGATCCCACGCTCCGCGATCAGCGACATCGAGCGCGGCACCCGGCGCGTGGACAGCCTCGAACTGAAGAAGCTGGCGCGGCTGTACACGCGGCCGGTGTCGTACTTCCTCGACAAGGAGGAGGAGGTAGACCTCGGCGAGCACGCGCTGGCCGGGCTGCCGCGCGCCTTGGTGGGGCTGACCGACGGAGACTGGGAGGAGGTGCTCAGCTTCGCCGAGTTCCTGAAGTTCCGCCGCGCGAGCGAGCAGGAGCAGGCAGCCGAGCGCGACCAGACCGTCCTTGCATCCGGGCCGGAGCGAGATCAGGAGGGCGGCGAGTGA